A single window of Undibacterium sp. 5I1 DNA harbors:
- a CDS encoding alpha/beta hydrolase, which yields MPTESTELRELTKPALHFAHANSFPAGTYRVFFEHLRQHYDVRALPLHGHNPAYPVTDSWPYLVQELVDTLQASYQEPVILVGHSLGGMLATMAAKARPDLVRCVVLLDSPLVAGWRAMLLHWFKALGIDKKFSPSRFSEKRRNQWKDAEEAYQHFASKEMFAIWPPEVLRDYINAGITPNQHGDGVTLRFTREVETAIYSTLPHGLGYLARTGLDVPVGFVGGTESVECKQAGLDATKKLVGNHFVQIAGGHLIPMESPAQTAAATHAMILSLIGSA from the coding sequence ATGCCAACAGAATCTACAGAATTGAGGGAATTAACTAAGCCTGCGCTTCATTTTGCTCATGCTAATAGTTTTCCAGCCGGGACCTATCGCGTTTTTTTTGAGCATTTACGTCAGCATTACGATGTACGGGCTTTACCTTTACATGGACATAATCCTGCTTATCCTGTGACGGATAGCTGGCCGTATTTAGTGCAAGAATTAGTTGATACCCTGCAAGCTAGTTATCAAGAGCCGGTTATTTTGGTGGGGCATTCTCTGGGTGGAATGTTAGCGACGATGGCCGCAAAAGCGCGACCGGATTTAGTCCGTTGTGTAGTGTTATTAGACTCGCCATTGGTGGCTGGTTGGCGTGCGATGTTGTTGCATTGGTTTAAAGCTTTAGGTATAGATAAAAAATTCTCGCCTTCTCGTTTTTCAGAAAAACGCAGAAATCAGTGGAAAGATGCTGAGGAGGCATATCAACATTTTGCCAGCAAAGAAATGTTCGCCATTTGGCCGCCAGAGGTGCTGCGTGATTACATTAATGCGGGCATCACACCGAATCAGCATGGTGATGGTGTCACTTTGCGTTTTACGCGTGAGGTGGAGACGGCCATTTATTCCACTTTGCCGCATGGCCTTGGTTATCTGGCTCGCACAGGTTTGGATGTGCCTGTTGGTTTTGTCGGTGGTACTGAGTCAGTGGAGTGCAAACAAGCGGGTTTGGATGCGACTAAAAAATTGGTCGGTAATCATTTTGTGCAAATCGCTGGCGGACATTTAATCCCGATGGAGTCGCCAGCACAAACAGCTGCGGCGACCCATGCGATGATTTTGTCTCTGATTGGTAGTGCGTAG
- the metE gene encoding 5-methyltetrahydropteroyltriglutamate--homocysteine S-methyltransferase, which translates to MALAHILGFPRIGAQRELKFAQEAFWRKELSEEALQDIGTDLRARHWGVQQQAGLDYVSVGDFAWYDQVLNTLALLGALPTRFGFDPQALSLENYYSAARGNSANVAMEMTKWFDTNYHYLVPEWTTDTRFDGGVDWLFDELAQAQKLGHVAKVTLIGPITLLYLGKIKGDAGKQLQHKLDLLHKIVPAYQKVLARLQAAGVEWVQIDEPVLSLDLDQQWQKAFQPAYVALAKTAPKILLATYFEAVTDYANLLHQLPVAGVHLDLVRAPQQLADFFANGAQTWPKARVLSAGVIDGRNIWRADLSVLLKQLQPLQKQLGDQLWISSSCSLLHVPVDLATETALDADLKSWLAFATQKLDEIVALKQALNGQAASVIAHFTASQIAIHKRATSTRIHNPLVKQRVAGVTAADAERQSAFPQRIVKQQARFQLPLFPTTTIGSFPQTKEIRQARAAYKRGDLSHLDYLDTMRAEISLVVEKQEQLGIDVLVHGEPERNDMVEYFGEQLWGYGFTQNGWVQSYGSRCVKPPFIYGDVYRPEAMTVAWSAYAQSLTDKTMKGMLTGPVTMLQWSFVRDDQPRATTALQIALALRDEVCDLEKAGIGMIQIDEPAFREGLPLRRSDWPAYLDWAVRAFKISASGVPDDTQIHTHMCYSEFNDILPWIAAMDADVITIETSRSDMELLDGFGDFAYPNDIGPGVYDIHSPRVAKVSEMQRLLQKARSVLPDRRLWVNPDCGLKTRDWPETMAALENMVQAAKLLRASVADHEEHLDCC; encoded by the coding sequence ATGGCATTAGCACATATTTTGGGATTTCCGCGCATCGGTGCGCAGCGTGAATTGAAATTTGCGCAAGAAGCGTTCTGGCGTAAAGAATTGTCCGAAGAGGCCTTACAAGATATCGGCACTGATTTGCGGGCGCGACACTGGGGTGTGCAGCAGCAAGCCGGTCTGGATTATGTTAGCGTCGGCGACTTTGCCTGGTACGATCAGGTCTTAAACACGCTGGCATTACTGGGTGCTTTGCCGACACGATTTGGTTTTGATCCGCAGGCTTTGTCCTTAGAAAATTATTACAGCGCCGCGCGCGGTAATAGCGCCAATGTCGCGATGGAAATGACCAAATGGTTTGATACTAATTATCATTATCTGGTGCCAGAATGGACTACTGATACCCGCTTTGATGGCGGCGTTGATTGGTTATTTGATGAGCTTGCACAAGCCCAAAAATTGGGACATGTCGCCAAGGTGACGTTGATCGGGCCGATCACTTTGCTCTATCTGGGCAAGATCAAAGGCGACGCAGGTAAACAGCTTCAGCATAAACTTGATTTACTGCACAAGATAGTTCCGGCTTATCAAAAAGTCCTGGCGCGCTTGCAAGCTGCCGGGGTGGAATGGGTGCAAATCGATGAGCCGGTTTTGTCGCTAGATCTGGATCAGCAATGGCAAAAAGCGTTTCAGCCTGCGTATGTCGCGCTGGCAAAGACGGCACCAAAAATTTTGCTGGCAACCTATTTTGAGGCGGTAACAGACTATGCAAATTTATTGCATCAATTGCCGGTAGCGGGTGTTCATCTTGATCTGGTGAGAGCGCCGCAACAACTGGCGGACTTTTTCGCCAATGGGGCGCAAACGTGGCCAAAAGCACGCGTGTTATCTGCGGGAGTGATCGACGGTCGCAATATCTGGCGTGCGGATTTATCAGTCTTACTCAAGCAATTGCAACCACTGCAAAAGCAATTAGGCGATCAGTTATGGATTTCATCCAGTTGCTCTCTGTTGCACGTGCCAGTCGATCTGGCGACCGAGACAGCGCTCGATGCTGACTTAAAAAGCTGGCTCGCATTTGCGACACAAAAGCTCGATGAGATTGTCGCCTTAAAACAAGCCTTAAACGGACAAGCAGCCTCGGTCATTGCCCACTTTACTGCATCGCAAATCGCCATCCATAAACGTGCTACCTCGACCCGTATTCACAATCCTTTAGTCAAGCAAAGAGTCGCTGGCGTTACCGCGGCGGACGCAGAACGCCAAAGTGCATTTCCGCAGCGGATTGTGAAGCAACAGGCACGTTTTCAATTGCCTTTGTTCCCAACCACGACGATAGGCTCTTTCCCACAAACGAAAGAGATCCGGCAAGCGCGCGCGGCTTACAAGCGTGGCGACCTCAGTCATCTGGATTATCTAGACACTATGCGTGCTGAGATCAGTCTGGTGGTAGAGAAGCAAGAGCAACTGGGCATTGATGTGCTGGTGCATGGAGAGCCAGAACGTAACGACATGGTGGAATATTTCGGTGAGCAGCTGTGGGGTTATGGTTTCACACAAAATGGCTGGGTGCAAAGTTATGGTTCCCGCTGTGTGAAGCCGCCATTTATTTATGGCGACGTGTATCGACCAGAAGCCATGACAGTCGCCTGGAGCGCCTATGCCCAGAGTCTGACGGATAAAACCATGAAAGGCATGCTGACCGGCCCCGTGACGATGTTGCAATGGTCGTTTGTACGCGACGACCAGCCACGCGCTACGACCGCTTTGCAAATTGCATTGGCATTACGTGATGAGGTCTGTGATCTGGAAAAAGCAGGCATCGGCATGATACAAATTGACGAACCCGCTTTCCGCGAAGGCTTGCCATTACGCCGCAGCGATTGGCCCGCGTACCTGGATTGGGCAGTACGTGCCTTCAAAATCAGCGCATCCGGCGTGCCCGATGATACGCAAATCCACACCCACATGTGCTACTCAGAATTCAATGATATTTTGCCTTGGATCGCCGCCATGGATGCCGATGTCATCACGATAGAAACCTCGCGCTCGGATATGGAATTGCTAGATGGTTTTGGCGATTTTGCTTATCCCAACGATATCGGCCCGGGCGTCTACGACATCCATTCGCCACGCGTAGCCAAGGTCAGCGAAATGCAAAGGCTGCTGCAAAAAGCGCGCAGCGTTTTACCAGACCGCCGGCTTTGGGTAAATCCAGACTGTGGACTGAAGACTCGCGACTGGCCTGAGACAATGGCTGCGTTAGAAAACATGGTACAAGCCGCCAAACTCTTACGAGCAAGCGTAGCGGATCATGAGGAGCATCTGGATTGCTGCTGA
- a CDS encoding TatD family hydrolase codes for MWIDTHCHLDAMEFDGASLAVADAAAQKAVSAIVIPAIHPSNFEAVKNLAQQRSDCFYALGIHPMFVPTSQESDLQLLREKVLTIMSRDVGITEDGAITRFVAIGEIGLDFFVPALTQSPLREKQEFFYVEQLKIARDFGLPVLLHVRRSQDQILKYLRRIKVVGGIAHAFNGSQQQAQTFIDLNFKLGFGGAMTYTRALQIRRMASNLPLSAIVLETDAPDISPSWLHPAINSPAELPQIGAVLAELRGMTTMQIAAQSTANALEVLPRLPRSLRSLLA; via the coding sequence ATGTGGATAGACACGCACTGCCATTTAGATGCGATGGAATTCGATGGCGCGTCGCTAGCGGTGGCTGATGCTGCCGCACAAAAAGCCGTGTCGGCGATTGTGATTCCTGCTATTCATCCGAGTAATTTTGAGGCGGTGAAAAACCTGGCGCAGCAACGCAGCGATTGCTTTTATGCCCTGGGTATTCATCCAATGTTTGTACCGACTTCGCAAGAGAGTGATTTGCAGCTATTGCGTGAAAAGGTGTTAACAATCATGTCACGTGATGTAGGCATTACAGAGGACGGCGCAATAACGCGGTTTGTGGCAATCGGTGAAATCGGCTTAGATTTTTTTGTGCCGGCGTTAACCCAAAGTCCCCTGCGCGAAAAGCAGGAATTTTTTTATGTCGAGCAATTAAAAATCGCACGTGATTTTGGCTTGCCGGTGTTGTTGCATGTCAGACGATCGCAAGATCAGATACTCAAATATTTACGCAGAATTAAAGTCGTTGGCGGCATTGCGCATGCATTTAATGGCAGCCAGCAGCAGGCGCAGACGTTTATTGATTTAAATTTTAAACTGGGCTTTGGCGGCGCGATGACTTATACCCGCGCTCTTCAGATCCGGCGCATGGCAAGCAACTTGCCGCTGTCTGCCATCGTGCTGGAAACAGATGCGCCGGATATCTCTCCCAGTTGGTTGCACCCAGCGATCAATAGCCCAGCAGAATTACCGCAGATCGGTGCAGTATTGGCAGAGTTGCGCGGGATGACGACCATGCAAATTGCCGCGCAGTCTACCGCCAACGCGCTGGAAGTTTTACCCCGGTTGCCGCGCTCACTTCGTTCACTCTTAGCGTAA
- a CDS encoding DNA internalization-related competence protein ComEC/Rec2: MRAAIISFVIGVACLQQQAALLDSFDLTVLAVISLMCIVLNSLLSPIINSWLSERIISSVFYRAFNLCAKCVGAAGLGFVWASTFAHFYLAQELPNVWEGKDITVVGTIDSLPFQFEQGVRFNFLVEQVLAGSDGDEQKPVVPSKIALSWYAPLRSSNSTVAAVQPGERWRLTVRLKRPHGNANPDSFDYEVWLLEQGLRATGTVRNSLASNNLVLADPMVTDPALTDSVTNSVTDSPTNTVANSNQRITPFVWSIGNLVERGRAALRARIHAALPAHTYAGVLVALVVGDQREVAQSDWKVFNRTSVGHLFSISGLHITMVAGLFAGLIYWLWRHSFFLSHVLKKPLSIHLPAQKAAALAGVLMALTYVALAGFGVPAQRTLYMLSVVALALWCGRLTSISHVLCLALGVVVVLDPWAVLWPGFWLSFGAVGIILFASVGRISSSKPVSWRGRLFSMLRAATFTQYVVTIGLVPLTLLLFGQLSFVGPIANMLAIPLVSFVVTPLALLGSVLPAPMSSWVLELAHVCVEFLARFLDYLSTQSFAVFTTPMPPLWMAGVAMLGILWLLAPRGWPLRWLGIFCCLPLILHQASQPIEGEMTVTALDVGQGMSLLIETAHHRLLYDTGPSYSPESDGGSRVIVPYLRARGISSLDGVMISHNDSDHSGGALSIFKEMQITWVSSSLASDSPVVLAAINHRRCLAGQAWSWDGVNFEVLQPAPASYESQKWKPNARSCTLKISTKTHSMLLAGDIEAIQEDELVNSIPAKLHADVLLAPHHGSGTSSTPAFLQTVQPQLAVFQVGYLNRYHHPKPEVFQRYADFGIKRLRTDEAGAITLQFGTELRFSEYRSEHRRYWYQR; this comes from the coding sequence ATGCGGGCAGCGATCATCAGTTTTGTCATTGGTGTTGCTTGCTTGCAGCAACAGGCGGCGCTGCTGGACAGTTTTGACTTGACTGTGCTGGCGGTGATTAGCCTGATGTGCATAGTGCTCAATTCTTTGCTGAGTCCTATCATCAATTCATGGCTTTCTGAGCGGATTATTTCTTCAGTTTTTTATCGCGCCTTCAATTTATGCGCTAAATGTGTAGGTGCCGCTGGCTTGGGTTTTGTATGGGCAAGCACGTTTGCCCATTTTTATCTAGCGCAAGAATTACCCAACGTTTGGGAGGGCAAAGATATCACTGTGGTTGGTACGATAGACAGCTTGCCATTTCAATTCGAACAGGGAGTACGCTTCAATTTTTTGGTGGAGCAAGTTCTTGCCGGTAGTGATGGAGATGAGCAAAAACCAGTCGTGCCATCTAAAATTGCCTTGTCCTGGTATGCACCTCTCAGATCATCAAATAGTACCGTCGCTGCGGTGCAGCCGGGAGAACGCTGGCGGCTGACTGTCCGTCTGAAGCGACCGCATGGCAACGCAAATCCTGATTCTTTTGATTATGAGGTGTGGCTGCTGGAGCAAGGCTTACGCGCTACCGGAACGGTACGCAATAGCTTGGCTAGTAATAATTTAGTGCTTGCCGATCCTATGGTGACTGATCCTGCACTGACTGATTCGGTGACTAATTCAGTGACTGATTCACCAACTAATACAGTGGCTAACTCCAATCAGCGTATAACGCCATTTGTATGGAGTATTGGCAATCTGGTTGAGCGCGGCAGAGCAGCTTTGCGTGCCCGTATCCATGCAGCTTTGCCTGCGCACACTTATGCCGGCGTGCTGGTGGCGTTGGTGGTGGGTGACCAGCGCGAGGTCGCGCAATCTGACTGGAAAGTGTTCAACAGAACGTCGGTAGGGCATCTTTTCTCTATCTCAGGGTTGCATATTACGATGGTGGCGGGTTTGTTTGCTGGCTTGATCTATTGGTTATGGCGTCATTCATTTTTTCTTAGTCATGTTTTAAAAAAACCATTATCGATTCACTTACCTGCGCAAAAAGCGGCAGCATTAGCGGGTGTGTTAATGGCACTGACCTATGTCGCTTTGGCAGGATTTGGTGTGCCTGCACAACGCACTTTGTACATGCTGAGTGTGGTTGCACTGGCCTTGTGGTGTGGACGTCTGACGAGTATTTCGCATGTGCTTTGTTTAGCCTTGGGTGTGGTTGTGGTGCTTGATCCTTGGGCGGTATTGTGGCCGGGATTTTGGTTGTCGTTCGGTGCGGTTGGGATTATTTTATTTGCGTCTGTTGGTCGTATTTCTTCTTCAAAACCAGTCAGCTGGCGTGGTCGTCTATTTAGCATGTTGCGTGCCGCGACCTTCACCCAATATGTGGTGACCATTGGCTTGGTACCTTTGACCTTATTACTGTTTGGACAGCTATCTTTTGTAGGCCCGATCGCAAATATGCTGGCGATTCCCTTAGTCAGTTTTGTCGTGACTCCGCTCGCTTTATTGGGTAGCGTGTTACCTGCACCGATGAGCTCTTGGGTGCTGGAGCTTGCGCATGTTTGTGTCGAGTTTCTTGCCCGATTTTTAGATTATTTAAGCACCCAAAGTTTTGCGGTATTTACTACGCCAATGCCGCCGCTATGGATGGCTGGGGTGGCGATGCTAGGTATTTTATGGTTACTGGCACCACGTGGTTGGCCTTTGCGCTGGCTGGGTATTTTCTGTTGTTTGCCATTAATTTTACACCAGGCAAGTCAGCCAATTGAAGGTGAAATGACGGTAACCGCACTGGATGTAGGGCAGGGTATGAGTCTGCTGATAGAGACAGCTCACCATCGCTTGTTATATGACACCGGTCCTTCATATTCGCCAGAGTCGGACGGAGGTAGTCGCGTGATCGTGCCTTACTTGCGCGCGAGGGGGATTTCATCTTTGGATGGTGTGATGATTTCGCATAATGACAGCGACCATTCTGGTGGTGCTTTAAGTATTTTTAAAGAGATGCAAATTACGTGGGTGAGTAGTTCATTAGCTAGTGATAGCCCTGTGGTTTTGGCTGCCATAAATCATCGTCGTTGTTTAGCTGGGCAAGCGTGGTCTTGGGACGGTGTAAATTTTGAGGTTTTGCAGCCAGCACCAGCCAGTTATGAAAGCCAGAAGTGGAAGCCAAACGCCCGTAGTTGTACTTTAAAAATTTCTACCAAAACCCATTCGATGTTGTTGGCGGGTGATATCGAGGCAATTCAAGAAGATGAGCTGGTGAATAGCATCCCAGCTAAATTGCATGCCGATGTATTGCTCGCACCGCATCACGGTAGCGGGACGTCTTCCACTCCCGCATTTTTACAGACAGTGCAGCCTCAGTTAGCAGTATTTCAGGTCGGTTATTTAAATCGTTACCATCACCCCAAACCAGAAGTATTTCAACGATATGCCGATTTTGGAATAAAACGTCTAAGAACAGACGAGGCTGGTGCAATCACATTACAATTCGGCACTGAATTGCGCTTTTCTGAATATCGTAGCGAGCATCGTCGTTATTGGTATCAAAGGTGA